The Duganella sp. BuS-21 sequence CTTGAACTGGCTTCGACGATTAAATCCTCTTTAGAGTCAAAATTGGCATAGAACCCACCATGACTCAACCCCGCAGCTCGCATTATCTCCGCGACTCCCACCCCGCCATAGCCATATGCTCGGAATAGCTCGCCTGCCTTATCAACAATGTTTTCGCGGTTGCGTACCGCGATTGCCCTAGTAACCTTCATTCACTTTGCCTCCGGACACAAAATTCTCCTTGAATTATATGATGAACGTCATATAATTTCATTCATGTCGACCATCATATAACGTATCCGATAAATTTCAAGGAGCTTTAACATGCAATACACTACTTTCGGCCGTCGAACCGGCCTCCGCGTCTCCGAACTCGCGTTGGGGACTGGTAATTTTGGCACTGGCTGGGGCTACGGGTCCGAGCGAGAAGAAGCGAAGGCCGTATTCGATGGTTTTGCTGCCCAAGGTGGTAACTTCATCGACACGGCCGATACCTATCAAGTTGGACAATCCGAGCAAATGCTGGGCGATTTCATTGCTGCTGACCGTGACCACTTTGTCTTGGCCACCAAGTACACAATGGGCATGGCTCCTAATAGCGGTCCTTCCCGTACCGGCAACAGCCGCAAGAACATGATCCAGTCGGTGGAGGCAAGCCTGAAGCGTTTGAATACTGATCGCATCGACCTTTTTTGGGCCCACTTTACGGACGAGGTAACGCCCTTGGAGGAAATAATGCGTGGCTTCGACGACTTGGTGCGCCAAGGCAAGATCTTATATGCAGGGTTGTCCAACTTTCCAGCTTGGCGCGTGGCGCGCGCGGACCTGATGGCAGAGCTGCGTGGCTGGACCCCCATTGCCGGCATCCAGATCGAATATAGCCTCGTGGAGCGTGGGGCTGATCGCGAACTGCTTCCGATGGTCGAGACACTTGGGCTGGGCGCCGCGCTATGGTCGCCGCTGGGTGGTGGACTGTTGACGGGGAAGTATCGTGACGGCAGCAAGGATGGGCGTCTGACCGGCTTTGGCGGTGCGCTGGTACATACAGAAAAGTCCGAGCGCGAGACCACCATCCTCGATACCGTGCAAGCGATTAGTAACGAGCTGGGCGCGACGCCAACCCAAGTGGCCATCGCCTGGCTGCTGCATAAAGCACGCCGCACGCATACCGCTTTGGTTCCGATCCTCGGATCTCGCACGCGCGCGCAGTTGGACGCCACTCTGGGTGCAGTTGCGCTCCAACTGAGCATCGAGCAGGCTGCGCGCTTGGATGCGGCCAGCGCGATCAAACTCGGCTCGCCCTACGACACCATTGCTGAGCAAAAGGTCGCCATTGCAGGAGGTCCCCAAGTGCAGCTTCGCTACCCAACCATCTCCGCAAGATGAGGGGAACTCATGTTAAGTTGCGCTGAGTATTGGTAATCCGCCGTGTAGCTGCTCACTTTCCAAAGCGACCAGAGAGCGACCAGAAACAAAAAAGCCCACGAACCAAAATTCGTGGGCTTCCTTGATTATTCTTGGTAGGCCGTGCGGGATTCGAACCTGCGACCAACGGATTAAAAGTCCGCTGCTCTACCAGCTGAGCTAACGACCCATAGGTATCTCACCTAGGTTCTTTCGGAATGGTAGGCCGTGCGGGATTCGAACCTGCGACCAACGGATTAAAAGTCCGCTGCTCTACCAGCTGAGCTAACGACCCCCGAAAGAAGCGAGATTATAGGGGAGGCCAGCTCAACTGTCAAATACCCACCGGTAATTATTTCCCGGCCAGGCGTTCCTTGGCCGTCACCGCCGCCGACGAATCCGGGTATTGCTTGATCAAGTCCTGTAGTGTCTTTTTGGCAGCCTTGTCTTTCAGCTCAGTCTGGCAGCTGGCGATGTTCAGCATGGCGTCCGGCGCCTTCGGGCTGTCGCCGTAGTTCTTCAGCACCACCAGCTGGGCTGCGATGGCGGCCTTGCAGTCACGCTGGGCGTAGTAGGCGTTGCCGAGCCAGTATTGCGCGTTGGAGGCGTAGCTCGAGCCCGGATAGCGCGCCACGAAGTCGCTCAGGGCGCTGCCGGCGGCCTTGTAGTCGCCGGCCTTGAATAGCTGCATGGCTGCTTCATAGTTGCGCTGCTCGTTCGGGTCGACTTGGGCAGTCTTGCCGTCGATGTTCACTTCGCGCGGTTCAAGCTTGCGGATGCGGGCGTCGAGGTCGGTGTAGAAATCTTTCTGGCGCTTTTGCGTGTTGGAGATGTCGTTGGCCAGCACTTCGATCTGGCCGCGCAGCTTGGCGATTTCCTGCAGCATGGTTTCGTTCTGGCTCACCAGGTCGAGCGTGCTGGCTTTGTCGGACTTGGTGTCGATGCGGGCCGACAGTTCGGTGCGCATGGACTCGACCTTGGCGCGCAGGTCGAGCAGGGCGCGACGGGCTTCGTCGTCGTCGAACAGGCCGGCATGGGCTTGCAGCGGCATCCACACGGCCGCTGCCAGCAGGGCGGCGCTCAGGCCGGATTTGGAGAATTTCATCATGTCGGGCGCTTTCACACAAATCTATAAAAAGAAACGGGGCAGGGCGCGGAGAATCTCCGCGCGCCGCCCCGTATTATGCCTGTGACCCGGCAAAAAGGTAGTGCTTTTGATTACTTGTAGACGATGTCTGCACGACGGTTTTGCGCCCATGCTTCTTCGTTCGAGCCGCTGGCCTTAGGCTTTTCCTTGCCCAGCGAGACCGCTTCGATTTGCGATTCCGGCACGCCCAGGGTGCTCATGGCTTTGCGCACGGCTTCGGCGCGTTTCTGGCCCAGGGCCAGGTTGTATTCGGCGCCGCCGCGTTCATCGGTATTGCCTTGAACCAGAATCGAACGCGATTTGGTTTTCACCAGGTAGGCCGAGTGGTTTTCCACCACTGGCTTGCCGTCGGCGCGCACGACGTAGCTGTCGAAGTCGAAGTAGATGCTGCGGTTGGCCAGCACGCCTTTTGGATCGTCCAGCGGATCCAGCGATTTGGTTTCAACCGGGGCCACGGTGCGGGTGTCCGCTTGTGGGGTCACAGCTTTTTCGACTGGACGTTCCACAACGGGTGCCGGCTCCGACACTTTGACTGGGGTCGAGCAAGCCGACAGGATGGCGGCGGTGGTGATGGCGAATGCCAGGCTGCTGAGTTTACGCATAGTGATTCTCCTTGTAATGATTCGAAATTACTGCATGAACGGACCCCAGGTGGGCTCCTTGATGTTGCCCGCCTGAGTGGTCAGGCGTTGTTTTACACGTCCGTCGACCGAAACCACGGCCAACGACTTGCGGCTGCCGGATTGCGTGGCGTACATGATGTATTTGCCGTTGGGGGCAAAGCTCGGCGATTCGTCGCTGGTGGTGTCCGACAGGCGCTGCTCCTGGCCGCTGGCCAGGTCCAGCACGTACAGCTGGAAGTTGCCGTCGCGGCGCGAGATGTAGGCCAGCGTTTTGCCGTCCGACGAGATGCGCGGGCTGATGTTGTAGCTGCCGCCGAAGGTGATGCGCTTGGCGTCGCCGCCGTCCGGGTTCATGCGGTAGATCTGCGGGCCGCCGCTGCGGTCGCTGGTGAAGTAGATGCTTTCGCCATCGGCCGACCATTGCGGTTCGGTGTCGATGCCGGTGCTGTTGGTGGCGCGGCGCAGGTTGCTGCCGTCGGCGTTGACGGTGTAGATCTGCGTGTTGCCGCTCTTGGACAAGGCCACGGCCAGCTTGTTGCCGCTCGGGGCCCAGGCCGGCGCCGAGTTGCTGCCCTTTTCATTGGCCACCACGGTGCGCGCGCGGGTGATCAGGTTTTGCACGTAGACCACCGGTTTTTTTTGTTCAAACGAGACGTAGGCGACCTTGGTGCCGTCCGGCGACCACGATGGCGAGATGATCGGCTCGTTCGAGCGCAGCGCCAGTTGTTCGTTTTCACCGTCGGCGTCGGCCACCATCAACTGGTAGCTGCGGCCTTCCTGCTTGACGTAGGCGATGCGGGTCGAGAAGGCGCCACGGATGCCGGTCAGCTTGAAGTAGACGTCGTCGGCGATCAGGTGGGCCGACAGGCGGGTGAACTGGGCGGTGACGGCCTTGTCCAGGTTGGAGATTTTGGCTTGCTTGACGGTGTCGAGCAGCTTGTAGCGCACGTCGTAGCGGCCGTCGGCCAGCGCGTCGACGGTGCCGACCACCAGCGCGTCGGCGCCCTTGGCTTTCCAGCCGCTGTAGTCGATGTTGTTGACGTCGTTGACCACGCCGGCGTCGATGATCTTGAATACGCCGCTGCGCTCCAGGTCGGCCTTGATGATTTCCGATACTTTCTGCGGCGCCACGCCTTCATTGGCGAAGCCGGCCACGGCCACCGGAATCTGGTTGCTGCCGACGCCGGAAATTTCGATCCGCATCTGGGCCTGGGCCGACGGTACGCTGGCCATGGTGGCGGCGATGATCAGGCCGGTGTAAAGCATAGTGAGTTTTTTCATATCAGTGCATGTCCTTCAGCTTGAAATCCAGGTTAAGTTCGCGTTCTACCGTACCATCTTTTTTCTTGGGTAGTGGTGACGATTTGGCAATCGCGTTTTCAATCGCATTGTCGTAGGCGGTCGAGCCGCTGCCTTTTACCTTGCGCACGCCGATGATTTCACCGGTCGGCAGCTGGGTAATGACATAGGTCGCGCTCAGGCTGTCGTCCTCGGAACCGTAGACCAGATTGCTCTTGATCTTGGTTCGGATCGCCGCCGCATAGCCGCCGTCGACACGGCCACCGGTTGATTGCGCGGCGCTGCCGGAAGTGCCTTTGGCGGCGGCGCCGGTGATGCGGCTCATTTCGGCGGCGAAGGCTTTTTCCTTGGCGGCTTTCTCGGCTTTTTCCTTGGCCAGTTTTTCGGTGGCGGCTTTTTTCTTCTCTTTCTCGGCCAGGGCTTTGTCCTTGGCTTCGTCTTCGGCTTTTTCTTTATCCTCTTTGGCCTTCTGGTCGGCCTTTTTCTTGGCTTCCAGCTTGGCCAGCTTTTCGTCGGCTTCCTTCTTCAGGCGTGCTTGTTCCAGCTTTTCAGCTTTCTCTTCTTCCAGCTTTTTCTTCTTGATGCGCTGGAGCGCGATTTCCGGATCTTCCTTCGGCACCTGCGGTGCTTCCACCTTGGGCGCCGGTGGCGGCGGCTTGATCACTTCCGGCTCGGGCTGCGGTTCCGGCGCCGGCTCTGGCGTCGGCGCCGGCGGTGCGGCGTCCTGCACCTTCATGTCCCAGATTTCGGCCTGCACTTCGGTCGGTTCATTGTTCTGCCAGCTGACGCCGACCCACAGGAACAGCAACAGCACGGCGTGCATCACCACCGCCAGCAGGCCGGAGCGGAAACCATCGTGTTGTCGCGGAACCTTGTACGGACCGCCTGCGGTTGCGTGTTTCATTGTCTGCATTTACTTGGTGGACAGGCCGACGCGGGAGATGCCCAGCTTTTTCGCTTCCGAGATCAGTTGAATCACGTCGTCGTACTTGCTTTCCTTGTCGCCGGCGATCAGCACCGGGTAGTCCGGGTGTTCGGCGTGGATGGTGCGCAGCTTGCGTACCAGGGCGTCGCGGTTGGGCGCGGTTTCCGGTGCGTCCTCGCCTTTGCCCTTGATGCCGATCGACAGCGCGCCGTTCGGCTTGAGCACGATCTGCACGTAGTCGCTCGGCGGCTTGGTCGATTTCTCGGCGCGCGGCAGGTCGACCACGCTTGGGTCGTTGGCCGACGGCATCACCATGAAGATAATCAACAGCACCAGCATCACGTCGATGTAGGGCACGACGTTGATTTCGGACTTGAGCTTGCGGCCACGGCCGCCGCGCATGCTGCTGGAGAAGGAAGAGGCCATGGTGATTAACGCGATTGACGCTGCAGAATGTTGGAGAACTCTTCGACGAAGCTCTCAAAACGGATCGCCAGGCGGTCCACGTCGTACGAGAAACGGTTGTAGGCGACGAAGGCCGGAATCGCGGCGAACAGGCCGATGGCGGTGGCGATCAGCGCTTCGGCAATGCCGGGCGCGACTGCGGCCAGGGTGGCTTGCTGGACGTTGGCCAGGCCACGGAAGGCGTTCATGATGCCCCACACGGTGCCCAGCAGGCCGATGTACGGCGACACCGAGCCGACCGAGGCCAGGAAGGCCAGGTGCGATTCGAGCGCATCCATCTCGCGCTGGAAGGCGGCGCGCATGGCGCGGCGGGCGCTGTCGAGCACGGCGCCGGCGTCCATGTCTTCGCGGCTGGCGGTGTAGGAGGCTTTGCTCTTGATGAACTCACCCATGCCGGCTTCGAAGATGCGGGCCAGCGGGCCGCTGCTGGCGCGGTCCTTGCCGGCGTTCTGGTGCAGGGCGTGCAGGTTGCCGCCGGCCCAGAAGGTCTTTTCGAAGTCCACCGTCAGGCGGCGTGCGGTGCGGATCGCGAACAGTTTGCTGAAGATGTAGGTCCAGCTGGTGAGGGAGATGACGAACAGCAGCGCCATGATCAATTGCACGATCAGGTGCGCATTGGTGATAAGGGCGAGGAAAGAAAGGTCTTGAGTGACGTTCATTGTTTATCAGTCTGTTTTGGTGTTGTGACGCATTTTGTCGGCGACGACCGCCGGGACGGCGCGCGGACGCAGAGCGGAATCGACGCAGCCAACCTTCACCCGCGCCGTGTTCAGCAATAGTTCGCCACGCCACGCTTCCTGGTGGAAAACGATGGAGGCGCGGCCGATCTTCTCGATACTAACCGTTAATTTTAGTTCATCATCGAGCTTTGCGGGCGCATGATACTCCGCGCTGACGCTTTTGACGACGAACATGGCGTCGTGCTCGGCCAGCAGGGCGTGCTGATCGACGTGAAGGGCGCGCAGCCACTCGGTGCGGGCGCGCTCGAAGAACTTCAGATAGTTTGCGTAATAGACGATACCGCCGGCGTCGGTGTCTTCGTAGTAGACCCGGACGTTCCAGATGAAATCTGCAGGCATGTTGTTTTGACTACTAGTGTAATTGAGCAAGATTCTACGCGATATTGTTGTTTTGGTTGAACTTTATCAACTGGCGCGCAAAGGTGCCTGGCGAGAGTAAAGCGTTTTCCTGCTTGTTTGCCAAGGATTGTAACAATGGCTTACGAATTGGTGGGGGGCGACCCTAACCCGTACCCCGATGGCCGATGCGTCTCCTTGGCGCTCGCTTTACCCCGCACGGCGGTCCGACCCCTCTGGTGTGGCCCTGGGGTAAAGTTAGAGCTTGCGCTTGATGTTCAAGGGCCCGTAACCCTGGCAGGTCGGCATCATCTCAATGCGATTGATGTTGACGTGCGCCGGCAGGGTGGCCACCCAATACGCCGTTTCCGCAATGTCCTCGGCGGTCAGCGGCTGGGTGCCTTCATACACCTTGGCCGCCGCCGCATCATCCTTCAAACGCACATTCGAAAATTCGGTGCCGCCGCACAGGCCCGGCGCCAGATTGGTCGCGCGCACGCCGGTGCCGACCAAGTCCGCACGCAAATTCAGCGTGAACTGCTCGACAAACGCCTTGGTCGCACCATAGACATTGCCGCCCGGATACGGGGTGTCACCCGCCACCGAACCCAGATTGATCACCGTACCGCGACCACGTTCCACCATCCCCGGCAGAATCGCCCGCGTCATCGCCACCAGGCCGCTGATGTTGGTGGCGATCATGGTATCCCAGTCCTCCAGCGAGGAGGTGTGGGCCGGGGTCACACCCAGCGCCAGGCCGGCGTTATTTACCAGCACGTCGATCTCGCGCCATGCCGTCGGCAAACCGTCCAGCGCCGCCTTGATCGACTCGCGGTCGGTCACATCCAGCACCACCGGCAGGGCGGCCTCGCCCAATTCGGCCGCCAAGGCCTGCAAACGATCCTCGCGGCGGCCGCTGATCAGCACTTTATGGCCGTTTTGCGCGAAGATGCGGGCCATCGCGGCGCCGAAGCCGGCGGTTGCGCCGGTAATGAAGACGATCATGATCTGTCCTTGTTGAGGTGATATTGCGTAGGGAGGGTGGACAAAATTGTATCCGTAAATTCCCTTATATGCAGAATTGCCTTTAAAGCAATGCGTTTTCTTGCTCAAATCTGGCGCATCAAATACAATCTGGATTCCATTACGTCTCACGTAACTGGCGAAAAGCTGGAAAAATGCGTAAAAACGCTCCTTAACGGTGCGTTTTGCTCAGCCGGCGAAAGGTGGGTCTCCACCGGGAAACGTGAGATTTCAACAGCCGTTCGCCTGGGCAGCCCTCGATGGAAAGCACGAAGAGGCTGCCGGTCCGCTATGGCTTCTCTCTTTCGATCCAACTGCCAGTAACACAAGCTACTCATTCGATTGGAGTTTTTTCATGTTCGCAAAAGATCACACCCTCGCCAGCGTTGACCCGGAATTGTTCGGCGCGATTCAAAACGAAAACACCCGCCAGCACGATCACATCGAGTTGATCGCGTCGGAGAATTACACTTCGCCAGCCGTGATGGAAGCGCAAGGTTCGCAACTGACCAACAAATACGCCGAAGGCTATCCAGGCAAGCGCTACTACGGTGGCTGCGAGTATGTGGACGTCGTCGAGCAACTGGCCATCGACCGCGTGAAAAAACTGTTCGGCGCGGAAGCGGCCAACGTGCAGCCTAACTCGGGCTCGCAAGCCAACCAGGGCGTGTTCTTCGCCGTGCTGAAACCAGGCGACACCATCATGGGCATGTCGCTGGCCGAAGGCGGCCACCTGACCCACGGCATGCCGCTGAATATGTCCGGCAAATGGTTCAACGTCGTGTCCTACGGCCTGACCGCTGCGGAAGACATCGACTACGACGCCATGGAAGCGCTGGCCAAAGAGCACAAGCCTAAGCTGATCATCGCCGGCGCATCGGCGTTCTCGAAAAAGATCGACTTCGAGCGCTTTGCCGCTGTCGCCAAAGCGGTTGGCGCGTACTTCATGGTCGATATGGCGCACTACGCCGGCCTGATCGCTGCCGGCCTGTATCCTAACCCGGTGCCGCACGCCGACTTCGTCACCTCGACCACGCACAAATCGCTGCGCGGTCCGCGCGGCGGCATCATCCTGATGAAGGCCGAGCACGAGAAGGCTATCAACTCGGCCATCTTCCCTGGCATCCAGGGCGGCCCGCTGATGCATGTGATCGCCGGTAAAGCCGTGGCTTTCCAGGAAGCGCTGCAGCCTGCGTTCAAAGAGTACCAGCAGCAAGTGGTGAAGAACGCCGACGTGCTGGCCAAGACCCTGATCAAGCGCGGCCTGCGCATTGTGTCGGGCGGCACCGAGTCGCACGTGATGCTGGTGGACCTGCGTCCTAAGAACCTGACCGGCAAGGAAGCGGAAGCGATCCTGGGTTCGGCTCACATCACCACCAACAAGAACGGCATTCCTAACGATCCGCAGAAGCCATTCGTGACTTCGGGCGTGCGTCTGGGCTCGCCGGCCATGACTACCCGCGGCTTCAAGGAAGCGGAAGCGGAAGAAGTCGGCAACCTGATCGCGGACGTGCTGGACAACCCGCACGACGCTGCCACCATCGAGCGCGTGAAAGCGGCGGTGAAGGTTCTGGCTGACAAGTTCCCTGTCTACGCCAAGTAATACCAACGCACGTCGTTCCCGCGAACGCGGGAACCCATACTGAGCATGCGTTCTATGGGTTCCCGCTTGCGCGGGAACGACGGCATTAAAGTAAGCGCTTATGAAATGTCCGTTTTGCCAGCATGAAGATACCCAGGTCCTCGATACGCGCGTATCGGAGGAGGGGGACGCCATTCGCCGGCGCCGGCGCTGCGGTAAATGTGATAAACGATTTACCACCTATGAGCGCATTGAACTGGTGATGCCGTATGTGGTCAAGAAGAATGGCAGCCGCACCGAGTACGCCTCGGCCAAGTTGCGCGGTAGTCTGGAGCTGGCCCTGCGCAAGCGTCCCGTGGCCGCCCCTGCAGTGGACGCCGCGATTGCCTCGATCGAGGAAAAGCTGCTGACCAGCGGTCAGCGCGAAGTCGAAACCGGCTACATCGGCGAGCTGGTGATGCAGGAACTGAAGCGCCTCGACAACGTGGCCTACATCCGCTTTGCCTCCGTCTACAAAAACTTCGAAGATCTGGCCGAGTTCCAGAACGCCATTGCCGAAGTCGGCCAAGAGCGTAAAGTCCCTCGTAAAAGCTAGCATACTGCTGGCGCACTATTGATACACCTCATACTCTCTGCTGTAGCCGCTGCTAACTTGTAACGCAGTCTCCCTGACTTGCGGAGGTGTGCCATGCGCGCACGCGGCTATACCTTGCCGGAAATCCTGATTGCGGTGGTGGTGCTCGCCCTGGGCATCGTCGGTGGCGTCGCTTTGCAAATGTCGGCGCTGCGGGCGCGGCACCAGGCGGTGCTGCTGTCGCAGGCAACGCACATGGCCGTAGCATTGGCCGAACGTGTGCGCGCCAATCCGGCGCAGGCCGATCTCTATCTCACCCTCAACTACGACGCCTACGCCGAGCCGGTGCCGCACGCGCCTGCTTGCCTATGCCATGGCGACGCCTGCGCGGCCGCGCAGTTGGCGTTGGCCGATATGTACGAGGCCAAGCTGCTGGTACGCCAGTCCATGCCGGCCGGCCGCGTTGCAGTCTGCCGCGATGCCGGAGTGTGGAGCGGCGGCAAGCTGCGCTGGGCGTGCGAGGGCGGTGCGGCGTCGCCGCTGGTGGTGAAGGTCGGCTGGCGCGGCAAGAATCCCGATGGCACGCCGCTCAAGGACGCCGCCGGCGAGTATGCGCCCGGTGTGGCGCTTGTGGTGGGAGCGGTGCCATGATCGGCGCGCGCTGCAACGGCTGGGGACTGGTCGAATTTCTGATCGCCATTGCGCTGGGCCTGGTGGTGAGCTTGCTGGCGAGCGGCTTGCTGATCGCGTCGGGAGGCGCTTCGCGTAATCACAGCGAGTCGCAGTGGCTCGGCGATGGCGGCCGCTATGCCCTACGCTTGATGGCGCAGGCGATACGGCAGGGTGCTTACCTCAATTGGGATAGCGATCTGGCGCCGCCAGCGCTGGCGACGGCCTCGGTGGACGGGCTGGATGCCGCCAGCATCAGTCGCGGCAGCGATGGCATCAGCGCGCCGTTGCCGGCGGTGGCCAACGGCAGTGATGTGCTGGCCTTGCGTTTTTACGGCGCCGGCGAAGGGGTAAACGGTGATGGTTCAAGTGTGAATTGCGGAGGCTTCGGCGTGGCTGGCGGCGTGCAGGGCTGGAGCATCTTTTACGTTGCGGCCGATGCGGGTGGCGTGACGGAGTTGCGCTGCAAGTACCGTAGCGCGGG is a genomic window containing:
- a CDS encoding aldo/keto reductase, producing the protein MQYTTFGRRTGLRVSELALGTGNFGTGWGYGSEREEAKAVFDGFAAQGGNFIDTADTYQVGQSEQMLGDFIAADRDHFVLATKYTMGMAPNSGPSRTGNSRKNMIQSVEASLKRLNTDRIDLFWAHFTDEVTPLEEIMRGFDDLVRQGKILYAGLSNFPAWRVARADLMAELRGWTPIAGIQIEYSLVERGADRELLPMVETLGLGAALWSPLGGGLLTGKYRDGSKDGRLTGFGGALVHTEKSERETTILDTVQAISNELGATPTQVAIAWLLHKARRTHTALVPILGSRTRAQLDATLGAVALQLSIEQAARLDAASAIKLGSPYDTIAEQKVAIAGGPQVQLRYPTISAR
- the ybgF gene encoding tol-pal system protein YbgF; translated protein: MMKFSKSGLSAALLAAAVWMPLQAHAGLFDDDEARRALLDLRAKVESMRTELSARIDTKSDKASTLDLVSQNETMLQEIAKLRGQIEVLANDISNTQKRQKDFYTDLDARIRKLEPREVNIDGKTAQVDPNEQRNYEAAMQLFKAGDYKAAGSALSDFVARYPGSSYASNAQYWLGNAYYAQRDCKAAIAAQLVVLKNYGDSPKAPDAMLNIASCQTELKDKAAKKTLQDLIKQYPDSSAAVTAKERLAGK
- the pal gene encoding peptidoglycan-associated lipoprotein Pal; the protein is MRKLSSLAFAITTAAILSACSTPVKVSEPAPVVERPVEKAVTPQADTRTVAPVETKSLDPLDDPKGVLANRSIYFDFDSYVVRADGKPVVENHSAYLVKTKSRSILVQGNTDERGGAEYNLALGQKRAEAVRKAMSTLGVPESQIEAVSLGKEKPKASGSNEEAWAQNRRADIVYK
- the tolB gene encoding Tol-Pal system beta propeller repeat protein TolB, coding for MKKLTMLYTGLIIAATMASVPSAQAQMRIEISGVGSNQIPVAVAGFANEGVAPQKVSEIIKADLERSGVFKIIDAGVVNDVNNIDYSGWKAKGADALVVGTVDALADGRYDVRYKLLDTVKQAKISNLDKAVTAQFTRLSAHLIADDVYFKLTGIRGAFSTRIAYVKQEGRSYQLMVADADGENEQLALRSNEPIISPSWSPDGTKVAYVSFEQKKPVVYVQNLITRARTVVANEKGSNSAPAWAPSGNKLAVALSKSGNTQIYTVNADGSNLRRATNSTGIDTEPQWSADGESIYFTSDRSGGPQIYRMNPDGGDAKRITFGGSYNISPRISSDGKTLAYISRRDGNFQLYVLDLASGQEQRLSDTTSDESPSFAPNGKYIMYATQSGSRKSLAVVSVDGRVKQRLTTQAGNIKEPTWGPFMQ
- the tolA gene encoding cell envelope integrity protein TolA; translation: MKHATAGGPYKVPRQHDGFRSGLLAVVMHAVLLLFLWVGVSWQNNEPTEVQAEIWDMKVQDAAPPAPTPEPAPEPQPEPEVIKPPPPAPKVEAPQVPKEDPEIALQRIKKKKLEEEKAEKLEQARLKKEADEKLAKLEAKKKADQKAKEDKEKAEDEAKDKALAEKEKKKAATEKLAKEKAEKAAKEKAFAAEMSRITGAAAKGTSGSAAQSTGGRVDGGYAAAIRTKIKSNLVYGSEDDSLSATYVITQLPTGEIIGVRKVKGSGSTAYDNAIENAIAKSSPLPKKKDGTVERELNLDFKLKDMH
- a CDS encoding ExbD/TolR family protein, with the protein product MASSFSSSMRGGRGRKLKSEINVVPYIDVMLVLLIIFMVMPSANDPSVVDLPRAEKSTKPPSDYVQIVLKPNGALSIGIKGKGEDAPETAPNRDALVRKLRTIHAEHPDYPVLIAGDKESKYDDVIQLISEAKKLGISRVGLSTK
- the tolQ gene encoding protein TolQ, which produces MNVTQDLSFLALITNAHLIVQLIMALLFVISLTSWTYIFSKLFAIRTARRLTVDFEKTFWAGGNLHALHQNAGKDRASSGPLARIFEAGMGEFIKSKASYTASREDMDAGAVLDSARRAMRAAFQREMDALESHLAFLASVGSVSPYIGLLGTVWGIMNAFRGLANVQQATLAAVAPGIAEALIATAIGLFAAIPAFVAYNRFSYDVDRLAIRFESFVEEFSNILQRQSR
- the ybgC gene encoding tol-pal system-associated acyl-CoA thioesterase, with product MPADFIWNVRVYYEDTDAGGIVYYANYLKFFERARTEWLRALHVDQHALLAEHDAMFVVKSVSAEYHAPAKLDDELKLTVSIEKIGRASIVFHQEAWRGELLLNTARVKVGCVDSALRPRAVPAVVADKMRHNTKTD
- a CDS encoding SDR family NAD(P)-dependent oxidoreductase; amino-acid sequence: MIVFITGATAGFGAAMARIFAQNGHKVLISGRREDRLQALAAELGEAALPVVLDVTDRESIKAALDGLPTAWREIDVLVNNAGLALGVTPAHTSSLEDWDTMIATNISGLVAMTRAILPGMVERGRGTVINLGSVAGDTPYPGGNVYGATKAFVEQFTLNLRADLVGTGVRATNLAPGLCGGTEFSNVRLKDDAAAAKVYEGTQPLTAEDIAETAYWVATLPAHVNINRIEMMPTCQGYGPLNIKRKL
- a CDS encoding serine hydroxymethyltransferase, which gives rise to MFAKDHTLASVDPELFGAIQNENTRQHDHIELIASENYTSPAVMEAQGSQLTNKYAEGYPGKRYYGGCEYVDVVEQLAIDRVKKLFGAEAANVQPNSGSQANQGVFFAVLKPGDTIMGMSLAEGGHLTHGMPLNMSGKWFNVVSYGLTAAEDIDYDAMEALAKEHKPKLIIAGASAFSKKIDFERFAAVAKAVGAYFMVDMAHYAGLIAAGLYPNPVPHADFVTSTTHKSLRGPRGGIILMKAEHEKAINSAIFPGIQGGPLMHVIAGKAVAFQEALQPAFKEYQQQVVKNADVLAKTLIKRGLRIVSGGTESHVMLVDLRPKNLTGKEAEAILGSAHITTNKNGIPNDPQKPFVTSGVRLGSPAMTTRGFKEAEAEEVGNLIADVLDNPHDAATIERVKAAVKVLADKFPVYAK
- the nrdR gene encoding transcriptional regulator NrdR, whose product is MKCPFCQHEDTQVLDTRVSEEGDAIRRRRRCGKCDKRFTTYERIELVMPYVVKKNGSRTEYASAKLRGSLELALRKRPVAAPAVDAAIASIEEKLLTSGQREVETGYIGELVMQELKRLDNVAYIRFASVYKNFEDLAEFQNAIAEVGQERKVPRKS
- the pilV gene encoding type IV pilus modification protein PilV — translated: MRARGYTLPEILIAVVVLALGIVGGVALQMSALRARHQAVLLSQATHMAVALAERVRANPAQADLYLTLNYDAYAEPVPHAPACLCHGDACAAAQLALADMYEAKLLVRQSMPAGRVAVCRDAGVWSGGKLRWACEGGAASPLVVKVGWRGKNPDGTPLKDAAGEYAPGVALVVGAVP
- a CDS encoding PilW family protein encodes the protein MIGARCNGWGLVEFLIAIALGLVVSLLASGLLIASGGASRNHSESQWLGDGGRYALRLMAQAIRQGAYLNWDSDLAPPALATASVDGLDAASISRGSDGISAPLPAVANGSDVLALRFYGAGEGVNGDGSSVNCGGFGVAGGVQGWSIFYVAADAGGVTELRCKYRSAGGWGADAIVRGVDSFQVLYGVDSDVPMDGVPNTYLNATAVRAIDGWKRVCSIKLALLLHGEHNTRADTVNGRYDLFGPAYSESHGEDVGVRVVEARLPPSQRLRARRVFGMTVALRNRDG